The Mercurialis annua linkage group LG2, ddMerAnnu1.2, whole genome shotgun sequence genome contains a region encoding:
- the LOC126669989 gene encoding protein NETWORKED 4B: protein MASPMIRSNKNFKRLHSTKSHSWWWDSHVSPKNSRWLAENLEEMDRSVRRMLKLIEEDGDSFAKKAEMYYQKRPELVSLVEEFYRMYRSLAERYDHVTGELRKNIPSDLQSQNSGISDVSSEPPSTWPSPAPEPRRRSGHRAAGFDFFLGSGGSSSDLQRDGDESSTLTDSEPESDDSSSVNNYSVLLGNGSDNALSRKVIELEIELREMKDRLQMQQEENVDGSLKGVRNDHFEDLLGRISGYEQELKIANQRIHHYEEEVSRLTIDLQRHKSLESTRDFQHEFASLPEEYIQSAESEMESEKTRASKVQKDTDGLEAETQEFDSKTKALAEELVIMKEKLQYAEKEIASLKTKLEDNGPSEKVNKLQDQLALAHKDINTWKSKLNAEKREVSKLQERIARLKSSLSDRDHENRELKTEVSDAEQKIFPEKAQIKAEISKLLEEQTSLKEQVRERESCCRTLEDEIRKLQTEMSETEVRHDFEINNLKKETSERDYYIQNLNKNLDALKLERDELNAQVTALKADVASRNDQIDEMDKHLQQLHMEHMKLIADAEMARKLADKVNSKVDDLEKEVERQKMAIAEGAEEKREAIRQLCFSLEHYRNGYHSLRQAFIGHKRVPVLAS, encoded by the exons ATGGCTTCTCCTATG ATTCGCTCAAATAAGAATTTCAAGAGGTTGCATTCAACGAAATCGCATTCCTGGTGGTGGGATAGTCACGTCAGTCCCAAAAATTCAAGGTGGCTTGCGGAGAATCTCGAGG AAATGGACCGGAGTGTAAGGCGGATGTTAAAGCTAATCGAAGAAGATGGAGATTCATTTGCTAAAAAAGCTGAGATGTATTATCAGAAGAGGCCGGAATTGGTTTCGCTTGTTGAAGAATTTTACCGCATGTACCGGTCTTTAGCTGAACGTTATGATCATGTGACGGgagaattgagaaaaaatattCCATCAGACCTCCAATCTCAGAACTCGGGCATTTCTGACGTTAGTTCTGAACCGCCCTCTACATGGCCCTCTCCTGCTCCGGAGCCGAGGCGTAGGTCTGGACATCGAGCTGCtggttttgatttctttctgGGATCCGGTGGAAGTAGCTCTGATCTTCAGAGAGATGGAGATGAATCATCTACACTAACAGATTCTGAGCCAGAATCTGATGACTCCTCCTCCGTTAACAATTACTCGGTTCTTTTAGGAAATGGTAGCGACAATGCTCTTAGCAGAAAGGTGATTGAATTAGAGATCGAGCTACGTGAAATGAAAGATAGACTCCAGATGCAGCAGGAGGAGAACGTAGATGGTTCATTGAAGGGGGTGAGGAATGATCATTTTGAGGATCTTCTAGGTAGGATCTCAGGATACGAGCAAGAGCTGAAGATTGCTAATCAGAGGATACATCATTATGAAGAAGAAGTGTCGAGATTGACCATTGACCTGCAGAGACATAAATCATTAGAATCCACCAGAGATTTTCAGCATGAATTCGCATCATTACCAGAAGAATACATTCAGAGTGCTGAGAGTGAGATGGAATCCGAGAAAACTCGCGCATCCAAGGTTCAAAAGGATACAGACGGACTGGAAGCTGAAACTCAGGAATTCGATAGCAAAACTAAGGCACTGGCAGAAGAACTTGTAATTATGAAAGAGAAGCTACAGTATGCAGAGAAAGAAATTGCAAGTTTGAAAACTAAGCTTGAGGACAATGGACCATCTGAAAAGGTCAACAAATTGCAGGATCAGCTTGCTCTGGCTCATAAAGACATCAATACATGGAAAAGCAAGCTGAATGCAGAAAAAAGGGAGGTATCTAAACTGCAGGAAAGAATCGCAAGGTTGAAATCTAGTTTATCAGACAGGGATCACGAGAACAGAGAGTTAAAAACAGAAGTATCTGATGCTGAGCAGAAGATTTTTCCTGAAAAAGCACAGATCAAGGCTGAAATATCAAAATTGTTGGAAGAACAGACTAGTTTGAAGGAGCAGGTCAGAGAGCGGGAATCATGTTGCCGTACTTTAGAAGATGAAATTAGAAAGCTACAAACTGAAATGTCAGAAACAGAGGTAAGGCATGACTTCGAGATCAATAACTTAAAGAAAGAAACCAGCGAAAGAGActattatatacaaaatttgaaCAAAAACCTCGACGCCTTGAAGTTAGAAAGAGATGAGCTTAATGCACAAGTTACCGCACTTAAAGCAGATGTAGCCTCTAGAAATGATCAGATTGATGAAATGGATAAGCATTTACAGCAATTACATATGGAGCATATGAAGCTCATTGCCGATGCTGAAATGGCGCGTAAATTAGCAGATAAAGTAAATTCGAAAGTTGATGATCTAGAGAAAGAGGTTGAAAGGCAAAAGATGGCGATTGCAGAAGGAGCAGAAGAGAAACGAGAAGCAATTAGGCAATTGTGTTTCTCACTCGAACACTACAGGAACGGATATCATAGTCTTCGACAAGCCTTTATCGGGCACAAGAGAGTTCCTGTTTTGGCATCATAA
- the LOC126670454 gene encoding receptor-like serine/threonine-protein kinase At1g78530 isoform X2, with amino-acid sequence MSKTQDTALYITLCCIAFIVSKIVIAILCYKRRKTNHFVGFSVTQSVTSEMLLKKTLKLSNKDIIGSGGYGSVYKLEMNHSLAFAVKRLNAASHGDGGFERELEALGDIKHRNVVALHGYYTAPLFNLLIYEFMPNGSLDGVLYGKSNDEKSLDWACRYKIAVGAARGISYLHHDCIPHIIHRDIKPSNILLDHNMEPRISDFGLATFIQPHNTHVSTFPAGTFGYLAPEYFDTGKATAKGDVYSFGVVLLELLTAKKPTDEAFFEEGSKLVTWVKTVVEDKSEEYALDKSIKCAPMDEVNNLFRIAMMCLEAEPTNRPTMTQIVQMLELVKPEKVVVDSLAMKRELNQTGIST; translated from the exons ATGAGCAAAACTCAGGACACAGCGCTTTACATCACATTATGCTGCATTGCGTTCATTGTATCGAAGATCGTTATTGCAATTCTTTGCTATAAGCGACGGAAAACAAACCATTTTGTCGGCTTTTCAG TAACGCAGAGTGTAACATCAGAAATGCTGTTGAAGAAGACATTAAAATTGAGCAATAAGGACATAATTGGGTCGGGAGGATACGGAAGTGTTTACAAATTGGAGATGAATCATTCATTGGCATTTGCCGTTAAAAGACTAAATGCAGCAAGCCATGGAGATGGAGGTTTTGAAAGAGAGTTGGAGGCTTTGGGTGATATTAAACATCGTAATGTCGTTGCTCTTCATGGATATTACACTGCTCCGCTTTTTAATCTTCTCATTTATGAATTCATGCCTAATGGAAGCCTAGACGGAGTCCTATATG GAAAATCAAATGATGAAAAGAGTTTGGATTGGGCATGCAGATATAAGATAGCAGTTGGTGCTGCACGAGGAATTTCATACCTGCATCATGATTGCATCCCTCATATCATCCATAGAGATATCAAGCCTAGTAATATATTGCTTGATCACAATATGGAACCTCGAATCTCCGATTTTGGATTAGCTACCTTCATCCAGCCTCATAACACACATGTTTCCACCTTTCCCGCCGGAACTTTCGGATACTTAGCTCCTG AGTACTTTGATACAGGGAAGGCCACAGCAAAAGGAGATGTTTACAGCTTCGGAGTTGTTTTGCTCGAACTTCTAACAGCAAAAAAACCAACAGATGAAGCATTCTTTGAGGAAGGATCTAAGCTTGTAACTTGG GTGAAGACGGTTGTGGAAGATAAGAGCGAAGAATACGCACTGGATAAAAGCATAAAGTGTGCGCCTATGGACGAGGTTAACAATCTTTTCAGAATAGCAATGATGTGCCTTGAAGCAGAGCCTACAAACAGACCTACCATGACTCAGATTGTTCAGATGCTTGAGCTTGTCAAACCAGAAAAGGTAGTTGTTGACTCATTAGCTATGAAAAGAGAATTGAATCAAACAGGAATTTCTACTTGA
- the LOC126670454 gene encoding receptor-like serine/threonine-protein kinase At1g78530 isoform X1 has product MSKTQDTALYITLCCIAFIVSKIVIAILCYKRRKTNHFVGFSGGRMVIFKSAVTQSVTSEMLLKKTLKLSNKDIIGSGGYGSVYKLEMNHSLAFAVKRLNAASHGDGGFERELEALGDIKHRNVVALHGYYTAPLFNLLIYEFMPNGSLDGVLYGKSNDEKSLDWACRYKIAVGAARGISYLHHDCIPHIIHRDIKPSNILLDHNMEPRISDFGLATFIQPHNTHVSTFPAGTFGYLAPEYFDTGKATAKGDVYSFGVVLLELLTAKKPTDEAFFEEGSKLVTWVKTVVEDKSEEYALDKSIKCAPMDEVNNLFRIAMMCLEAEPTNRPTMTQIVQMLELVKPEKVVVDSLAMKRELNQTGIST; this is encoded by the exons ATGAGCAAAACTCAGGACACAGCGCTTTACATCACATTATGCTGCATTGCGTTCATTGTATCGAAGATCGTTATTGCAATTCTTTGCTATAAGCGACGGAAAACAAACCATTTTGTCGGCTTTTCAG GAGGGAGGATGGTTATATTTAAATCCGCAGTAACGCAGAGTGTAACATCAGAAATGCTGTTGAAGAAGACATTAAAATTGAGCAATAAGGACATAATTGGGTCGGGAGGATACGGAAGTGTTTACAAATTGGAGATGAATCATTCATTGGCATTTGCCGTTAAAAGACTAAATGCAGCAAGCCATGGAGATGGAGGTTTTGAAAGAGAGTTGGAGGCTTTGGGTGATATTAAACATCGTAATGTCGTTGCTCTTCATGGATATTACACTGCTCCGCTTTTTAATCTTCTCATTTATGAATTCATGCCTAATGGAAGCCTAGACGGAGTCCTATATG GAAAATCAAATGATGAAAAGAGTTTGGATTGGGCATGCAGATATAAGATAGCAGTTGGTGCTGCACGAGGAATTTCATACCTGCATCATGATTGCATCCCTCATATCATCCATAGAGATATCAAGCCTAGTAATATATTGCTTGATCACAATATGGAACCTCGAATCTCCGATTTTGGATTAGCTACCTTCATCCAGCCTCATAACACACATGTTTCCACCTTTCCCGCCGGAACTTTCGGATACTTAGCTCCTG AGTACTTTGATACAGGGAAGGCCACAGCAAAAGGAGATGTTTACAGCTTCGGAGTTGTTTTGCTCGAACTTCTAACAGCAAAAAAACCAACAGATGAAGCATTCTTTGAGGAAGGATCTAAGCTTGTAACTTGG GTGAAGACGGTTGTGGAAGATAAGAGCGAAGAATACGCACTGGATAAAAGCATAAAGTGTGCGCCTATGGACGAGGTTAACAATCTTTTCAGAATAGCAATGATGTGCCTTGAAGCAGAGCCTACAAACAGACCTACCATGACTCAGATTGTTCAGATGCTTGAGCTTGTCAAACCAGAAAAGGTAGTTGTTGACTCATTAGCTATGAAAAGAGAATTGAATCAAACAGGAATTTCTACTTGA
- the LOC126670455 gene encoding fatty-acid-binding protein 3, chloroplastic: MAAIISTPMCCASFNSNPTINFPRKSQNSVLPFHKINSCSFSPLSKFPLHKLSNTHSYVKASSSSSSSPAVGSSEYSEETATKVKFQKSICLPGCSSPLSLIGTGYREKVFAIIGVKVYAAGLYVNQSIISSLNSWKGQSGAQIKENQVFFSTIFQAQFEKTLQIVLVRDVDGNTFWDALDQAISPRIKAPTPVDATALSTFRAIFQSRPLKKGTSIFLVWLDPSKMQICISSDGMPSSVDATIESMNVNFALFDVFFGDAPVSPSLKESVANEVATILN, encoded by the exons ATGGCTGCCATTATTTCTACTCCGATGTGCTGTGCGAGCTTCAACTCAAATCCCACAATTAATTTCCCAAGAAAATCTCAAAACTCTGTTCTACCATTCCACAAAATCAACTCTTGTTCATTCTCACCCTTATCCAAATTCCCTCTGCACAAACTCAGCAATACCCATTCGTATGTGAaagcttcttcttcttcttcatcatcaccAGCAG TTGGAAGTTCAGAGTACTCAGAGGAAACTGCGACCAAAGTGAAATTTCAGAAATCTATATGTTTGCCTGGTTGCTCAAGTCCATTATCTCTTATTGGAACTG GATACAGGGAGAAGGTTTTTGCTATAATTGGTGTTAAAGTGTATGCTGCTGGACTATATGTTAATCAATCTATCATAAGTTCATTAAATTCTTGGAAAGGGCAATCAGGTGCTCAAATAAAGGAAAATCAAGTCTTTTTCAGTACGATTTTTCAAGCTCAATTTGAAAAAACGCTGCAGATTGTACTGGTGAGAGATGTTGATGGTAATACATTTTGGGATGCCTTAGACCAAGCCATCTCCCCAAGAATTAAAGCACCCACTCCAGTTGATGCTACTGCATTGTCCACATTTCGTGCTATCTTTCAAAGTCGACCTCTTAAGAAAGGAACATCCATATTTCTCGTATGGTTGGATCCCTCCAAAATGCAA atttgtatctCATCAGATGGGATGCCGTCTTCTGTGGATGCAACAATTGAGTCGATGAATGTTAACTTTGCTCTTTTTGATGTATTTTTCGGAGATGCTCCGGTTTCTCCTTCTTTGAAAGAATCAGTTGCCAATGAAGTGGCAACAATTCTCAATTGA